GGGCTACGTTGACTATGCCACGGTACGTTGCTCAAGTTAGACCTCCTTTTTAGTTACTATCAGCCATTTGAAATAGAATTCCGCATATAGTAGCTCAAAATGCTTTCTTTCCTGACTTGATTCTATTCTAATCACAAGCACTCAAGAGCATCCGCAAAAcctttgagggggggggggggggggggcgggctcTCGATGGGCATGGAGGGGGTGCAGGTCAGCACCAAAAAGGCACTATTTGTGGGTCTAAGCTACGCATATGAAACAAAAATTAGAAGCAGGAAATTAGTGCTTGGCTTGGAGAACATGCATTGAATTTTATTAATGAACAAAGAATTAAACTTGATAAGCAAAATGCAAAAAGTTACTATCACTTCGTGAAGTCTCGCTGCGCGAAAGTTCTTGTCTCACGTGGGCTGATGATAAGCACACAACCCAATATGTTCACCAGCATGTAACTGCAGTCCGTCAGTCTTCCTTGAAAAGCAGCTGTAGATGTCTTTGGTTTTTGTGCCAAAACTGCGTGATGACAGGGGGTGAGAAAGTCATCCTTGTGCTTCATTACACGCTCTCGAAGCATACTCATCAAACAAAGGCCCCCGTCtatcattttttcattgtttGAGCGAGGCCAGGTTTTTCACTACCCTAATTTTACTGAAGGAGCGTTCGACTTTGCAAGCGGTAACTGGCAAGGTCAATATCTTTTGCAACCACGGAGAAAAATATGCCTTACTCTCGAGCAGAAGATTTCAGAGTACGTTATTTCTGACAGACGCCAGTTTTGTGCTCCACATCTCTTACCACGAGATACCCTCTTCCTTGAAGTTTTCGATTCAGTAAGAGCCTTGGAGTTCCTCAGGAGCGCAACGAACTCACACAAACACGGCTCAAATACTTCATTTTTCCTGGATACAGCTTGAAAAGTATGAAGCTCTTCGCaattgctttcagaaaagcggcgagccaAAGACGCAAGTGAGAAAGACCAAGTAGGGCACATATACTAAAACGCAATAGCATGGCTCCCGCAACTGAAACCCGTAGTTGTCACGTTGGGCCTGACGAGAGGCTTGTCTTAGTAGAGATATCAATATGTTTAAGCGACTGTCTGCTTCACTTGCTGTGATCATGATGTCAGAGAACTGCCCTTCAGCGTTAGTCCGCTGGCCGCGAAAATGATTCTGCAAATCAGTGATGCGGTCTTCTACAGAATGGAACTCCATGGACACACTTTGCAGAACGTTCGTAACTGGTTCCAGTCGAGCGCTTTACTTCGCTACAATGTAAAAGCAAACGATGAAACATGAGCTTGTTGTTGCACAATAGAAGAAGCACGTATGGTATCGTATAACATGAATAGTCTCATGGCCCTTCTTTGAGGGAGAGGATAACCAAGCAACGTGAGGGCCCGGCTAAGCATCAGAGCCTATATCAATCTCTGTAATATGTTATCAACCCTCAGCTAGCGTCGCCGTTCTCACTTTCCGAATTGTCTATCTTGTACTAACAGAATATCCAATCGACATGCAGTAAGAGTCCCGTAGGGCACATCCTGCAATAGTCCGAGCTTCTTACGTAGTTGCCAGACCCATGTTTCGCATCTTCAATAACTCGCATCTGGAAGCTTCTTTGTCTACATGTTTTCattttcacttcactttaattATTTTAACTTCAGATATTAAAAAAAGGTTGCAAAAACTGCTGGGCTAATAGCCGAAACTAATAAAGGCCCAATGTACACATTTGTTATTACAACAACAGGAGATACCAACTTGAAACTCGGTTGTAAATGATCAGTGAACAAAGTAATAGCGAACAACACTCAACAGCGGACATAAAAAGATTAACAAACATAACCCTCAATAATCTAAAAATAGAAGCACTTAAAAGAATACAGGAAATTGTTAGCCATTTTTATTTCAACTGATACACTATTCCATACTTTCGCCCCGGAATATCGAATTATGCGCTGAACATAGGTGTTTTGCGTTAGAGGGTAATTAAAATTAACATTGCTTGCATATCTAGTATTACTGTTAGGCAACACAAAAATATTAATCTACAGCGGGTATTTCTTTTTTATAATGCTATTTACTACCATTGCAAGTCTCATTTCATATAACACAGGGAACTGCAAAATCTGTAACCTATTGAACAAAGAAGCACTGTACTGATAACTGTTCGAGTATGATATTATTCGCACTGCTGTTTTCTGCAATAAAACagagagttgagctagttggcacatactgctgggaataacagcgctgcgACGAGAGACAAAAAAAGAAGGCCGGCGCTGACTATCAAGTCAAAGTTTATTAGaagaaacacgcaaaatatactccTTTGACTCCTCTGTTGCTGCGCACGCGCTCCGGGTCGTCAAAggagtatattttgcgtgttttctctaataaactttcagttgatagtcagcgccggtcctgttgtcgtcttctttctttgttcctcgtctcagcgctgttattcccagctcTTTTCTGCACAGAGATACTTTGATGAATGTAAGGTCTGTATGTACTAGCCTATGACTCGCAGCAGTACGCTAAATGACaatgaaagagagaaaaataaattatCTTCAGCGCAGATATGTCCAGCAATCCCCATGTTCTATATAGAATGTAACAAGCAGGAGCAAGCTTGGAGCACAGAGTATCAGCATGTTTGTGCCAATTAATGCTCGCCGCAAGTTCCTAAAGCAGGTTAAAACAAAGGATTCTCAAGTCTGGTTTATTCAGGCGCTTTAAAGTAAATCGAGCAACATAGTCAGCGTATGACAATGCATTTTTAGTATCGTGATCGGTTCGTCCGAACAATTGAACTCTTGTACTCACGCAGCCACCTCAGCCGTACAGCTTCGACTACGAAAACGTGGACGAGAACGGCAACCGCCTATTCCACAGCGAGCAGAGTGATGCCAACAACGCCAAGACTGGCTCGTACGGCTACAGAGACGCGTACGGCCTTTATCGACGCGTGAACTACATTGCAGACGCAAACGGATTCCGAGCCACGGTGGACACCAACGAGCCAGGCACTGCTCCCGGTGCCAGCGCCGACGTGGTCTTCAACGCCGCACCGGTAGTCCCGCCGACCCCTGGGGGAGCCGCAGGTTCAGCGACCGGAGTAGCCGCATTTGCCTACGGTGCTAGGGGTGCAGCGCCAAACTACAGCAGCGCTTACAGCGGATACGGTAGATACGGAAACGCcccatacgatggcaatgttggCGCCTATGGATACGGCGGATACGGTGGCTACGGTTCCTACGGCTCCGCTTCCGGTGGGCCAGCCCTGGGTGGATATGCCTACGGAGGATACGCTCCATACCGCCAAGCTGCCGCTGGCTATGCTGCTGGCCGCTACACACCGGGTGGCTACGGGGCTGCCGCTGGATGGGCTGCCGGTCAATACGGGTACCGTCGGCGGTAGTAAATGCTGCCGTAGAATTTTCAAAAACATCTTGCTTGTAGAAGCGAATGAGTAGCGTCGAATAAAAGGTTCATAGCATGcattgaatttttgtttttcgtGATACCACGCTGCTGTATTGCCTGAACTGTCCACTCCACATTGAGAGGTCAAACAATACTGTTCGCATGTTTTGTTCcacgcgagcagcatgaacgaaCAGCGTTCAAGATTGCGTGTACTCGCAAAAAGATCGTCCAATAAAGGACTGTTTCTACAAGCCCTATACTTTGCCAAAGGGCATTCGAAACTCTGCCCTGTGgttgtatatattttttcaagTTTCTTTGACCACCTCTGAACCAATACTTTGCAGCCTTCGTGAAAGAACACGTGAATGAATGTGGTAGTCTCTTTCGCCCGGAATAACTTGAGCTGCTACTGATTAAGGATGCTCTGATAAGCGCGGCACTAAGATAGTTGGGCAACTCCGAAaaaacaaggtatttttcaataGTGAAGCGTAGCGACGCTGCCTCAAAATGCAGGGCTACGTGGTCAAAGAAAGAAGAATACGTTTTCCCTTTGTTTATAGGAACGTTAGGCCCATTCTCATTGGTCGATGACTGCGGGGCTTGATAGCTGTCTAGAACCAAGTGCCAGCAATATCAGCTGAGGAGAGTAACTGAAGCGCCAGAATTGTTGGTGAGGACGACACAAACGAGAGAAAAACAATTGGTTTCATATTTGTGGTCTTTTTGCCAGTAGCACACCCCTATAGCTATTTTTGAAGTTTCCGTTGTGTACATTTTGTTGAAAAGTGTGACggtttttacaaaaaaaaatgttcgcgtTTCCTTACAGCGGGCAGCGCCTCCTATGCCATCATCCTTGACTGCTCTGTTCCTTGCTTGCCGTTAGCTGCTGGCTACTGCCGGCCTTTGCTGGCGCATCTCGTTATCTCGTGATTTCGTTGTTTGCGGTTGCTTCCCTTTCTCAGCGTTAATTTCAAGTGTTTGGTTAGTTTTCGTCCGCGTGCTATGGTCTCGTGGCCATACCAGCCACAATCTCACTCCACGGTTTTGAAGCTGCTGCCTTCGGAAAGGAGGTTTCGTTCGATAAGAGCGCATAGCGCCTGAAGAACTGGTGCTCCATAGCAAAGCGTCCAAGTGAGAACTGCTCCTCTGACACCACATTGCAAAGGTAGGGTGTTACAGTCGCTTTAATATTGTGGTATACCGTTGCCACTGAGTGCTTATGCCAGCCAGAAAGACGTTTTATAACTTCTGTACGGGAGGTGTCAGATGTGACCGTGGGATGATCGCTAGGAAGCTTGCACGAAAGCACCTGATCCGTAGTCAGTTCTGTTCAATTCCAGCACCTGCAATGAGACTG
The Amblyomma americanum isolate KBUSLIRL-KWMA chromosome 3, ASM5285725v1, whole genome shotgun sequence genome window above contains:
- the LOC144124028 gene encoding uncharacterized protein LOC144124028, translated to MIDSGTAPYQNPGYGGYFPSVAAAPYKGYVDYATPPQPYSFDYENVDENGNRLFHSEQSDANNAKTGSYGYRDAYGLYRRVNYIADANGFRATVDTNEPGTAPGASADVVFNAAPVVPPTPGGAAGSATGVAAFAYGARGAAPNYSSAYSGYGRYGNAPYDGNVGAYGYGGYGGYGSYGSASGGPALGGYAYGGYAPYRQAAAGYAAGRYTPGGYGAAAGWAAGQYGYRRR